In a single window of the Scophthalmus maximus strain ysfricsl-2021 chromosome 18, ASM2237912v1, whole genome shotgun sequence genome:
- the ptrhd1 gene encoding putative peptidyl-tRNA hydrolase PTRHD1 produces the protein MAAPGAAAAPARLVQYVVVRSDLVHTLSWPLGAVITQACHAATAAVHLHYSDPDTQRYLAELDSMHKVVLAAPDEAALSGLSESLTQAGVSHKLWIEQPENVPTCLALKPYPRETVQPLLRKFKLFK, from the exons ATGGCGGCCCCGGGAGCCGCGGCAGCTCCCGCCCGCCTGGTCCAGTACGTCGTGGTCCGGTCGGACCTGGTCCACACGCTGTCGTGGCCGCTGGGGGCCGTGATAACTCAGGCGTGTcacgccgccaccgccgccgtgCACCTTCACTACTCGGACCCGGACACGCAGCGGTATCTGGCAGAGCTGGACTCGATGCACAAGGTGGTGCTCGCG gctcCAGACGAGGCCGCCCTCTCCGGCCTGTCGGAGAGCCTGACTCAGGCCGGTGTTTCCCACAAGCTGTGGATCGAGCAGCCGGAGAACGTCCCCACGTGTCTGGCTCTGAAGCCGTATCCCAGGGAGACTGTCCAGCCGCTGCTGCGCAAGTTCAAACTCTTCAAATGA